Sequence from the Bicyclus anynana chromosome 2, ilBicAnyn1.1, whole genome shotgun sequence genome:
CACATACCACCATTTTTTCATCAGAACAGGATCAACTGATGCTACAGACACAGTAAAGATATACAAGCTACAGAGGTCTTACGGTGAAGTACCTTCGTACAATGGCAATGGTTCATGGGACATCAATACGAGTATCAGCTTATTCTACCACAGTCCACATACTAAAGTtttgcgaaagtaagtctgtctgggTGTCTGTTTACTTTTGTACCACCACTGATACCGATTTGGATGCAAATTGATAGGTATGGACATACagtggaccttggagcagaacataggctactttttatcgcaaAAAAAACTATGGttctaaaataatttgattgtaCGCCAACGGAGCGtccgtgggcgtccgctagtatgctTATTATTGAATTGATATTATTGGTTCTAGGTACGCAACGATCACAacttttgcaaaaaaaaatatttttttattaccttgtttaaattaaaagtttgcTAACCATAAGGTAAgttaagttaggttaggttttagggataatttatttttataataaaaaccaattGTTGTATCAACTCAAAATAGGCTGTTAGGTACTTACGCGCGGCATCGTCCCCAAAATTGTTCTACGCAGCCTGATATACAGTTAAGCATAAAGCTCTCATAACTCAGAGCCATGATCCTCCGTTTATACAGGAGTCATGAGTTTGAGCGAATAATGTAAGACTTTTAACCtttgctgattttttttattattttcgtatgGAACATGAGTCATAACTTTGAAAAAGAAAGTCAGTCTATTTTAAAAGTGCACGGGAAAAGACTTGTTTTAAAAAAGAAGATAGCAACGGAAATGAAAATTAAGGGGAGAAGTGAAACATAAATTTTTGTAGGGTTAGAAAATACTTACTAAAAATACCTAGTCGTAGTATTTTTTCATTCGGGTCTAAGGTTAAACTGTAAAACTATACCtacatttgtttaaaaatataaacttataatatacgGAACCCTCGCTGGACGAGTCGGACTCGAGTTGTCCGGTTATAATGGATGATGTGACATAATCTGTATTATTTGAATTCTAATCTATCTTCCAAAGTAACTGACAGCTGCTGCGCTGCAATTGACAATAACAATGacactaataatattaagttgtaaaacatgtaaatatataaaaattgtgtatataatatagtataatataataatatatatttattataatgtggATATAATATCTGATGCCAATCCTTTCTTTACGTTCCTTTAGATAAATAATCCGGATTCCTTTCATATCCTAATGTTTCCCTATCTTTTACTTTTGTCAAATTccttaaaaattgtaaattctgAGCTACTTGACATTGGCTAATCTGTGGAAAGCCAaagagaagagaaaaaaaaaaaaaaaaacaatgacacTTGACTTGACAGTTGACACTGACAGTTGACAGAAAGTCGAAATAGAAACGATACTATTTTTTGTTgggattgttttattttaatttttatttgaattttccaATTTGTACCATGGAATCCTATGTAAATATCTACAATTCCATTTGTCGTTTATGTTTAAGATACAATGACTGTAAGAAAATGATATCCCTAATTGATGGAAACAGCGTTAGTGGGCTATCTCCGCATGCTAAAGCAGTGTTGACTTTCGCTAAAATAAGTATCAGTAAAGAAGACTGTTTTCCCAGCAATATGTGTTTAGagtgtttgtatttattaaagcaAGCTATTCGCTTTAAATTAGTGACTGAGTCTAgtgataattgtttaaaaaacttgaAGAGTTCGGCATGCAATGACAGTGAAAATTTCAAAGATAATATTGTTGAATACACAATGTTAAAGTTTTACTTTCCGACTGAGAGCTTCACAGAAACGGGTGAATGTTTTACCAATATGAATGCTCTCCAAGAACCCACAGTGAAGCAAAGTtcgaaaaaatataagaaacatAAGAAATTTCAATTATCTAGTAGCACATCTTGTATGTATGATGACGTTTTTGATAATTATGAGCCAGAGTCGGACACTGAAAGTACTTCACGTGATGAGAACAAAGTTTTGAATGAATTTGACAACAATATTGATTCCAAAATCAGATTACCAACTCCTACTACTGTACAGAAAGTGTTTATAAGAAAGAAACAAGGCATAAAAAGGAGAAAACTTTTGACCAGGGAAAATAGGCTCCAAAAAGACTTGCTTtgtaatatatgtaataaaattttggCAAATCAATATACATATAAGGCTCACATGCAGAAACATAATGGATACAGGTAATTAGATTTTTATGATGGTAAATATTGCAGATGATGttaggctatgaaatattgacttTCAGGGTTCCATACCTTATGGAAATAATGGAACCTTTACTCaatttgttgtctgtctgtattgTCAATGTGTCAAGTTAAAACTACAACCATACACTCAGCTAACAACAATaagatacttatttatatagaaCTCTTGTCATgctgttatttgttttttattaattagtgtGGTGTGTGGCTCTGATGCCGCCTTCCTGTAAATAACAGGCATGGCCCTTTGGTAGACCACTAATATAGGCTGATGTGGTTGTACATGTCTTTTCTTACTTATGGGTAGGAAagaagtcaaagcgaagcctgACTGTGGCCGTTAGCACAATAAAGTATTAATATGTATACTGCAGCCTTACTCTatcaccaacaaacaaatttgaaatgaaggtagaaaatgtttatcaattcataacttatttattttataaatactacaataattattaatatactacaatagttaaaataaacagtatttATTGAGTAGGCTACTCAATGTATActgtttaaaacaaacaaattgtatTTGATGAAATCACcaatcaactatcttagtacccataatacaACCTTCGCTTTCTTTGGGACTAAATAgtgataaatgaataaatagatacaaatatatttttactagcaaAAGTAAAAATGCCTTATAAATCATTTCTAGggaaaaaatcattttgatgTGGACCACCCTTatctcttgaaaaataaatgttgtctAATTCTTATATCTAACCTATATGCACACgaaatttcatataaatcaGTCCAGCAATTGACAAGTTTttagtaacaaaattttatatattagataataaaaGATGTTTAAACATTTCCAACAGGTTTATATGTGAACACTGTGGTAAAGGTTACCCTGTTTATAATGTTCTGCAAGCCCACCAGCTATTGAAACATAGTATGGGCCCATACCGTCAATGTTCATACTGCCCTTTTAAAGCTCCTGGAAAAATTGAATTGACTGAACATGAAAGAATACATTCAGGAGAGCGCCCGTACACTTGTGACAAGTGTGGATTAACTTTTCGTAGAAGAGCTATATGGAGGAAGCACTTATTACACCATTCTGAGAAGAAAATTCAATGTTCCCTATGTCCTAGGAAATTCTACTTGAAAAGTGACATGTTAGCACATGttaataacattcataatagaGTATACATGTTTTCATGTAGTGAATGTGGTGCTACATATACTTCAACCAAGACTGTTAGACGACATATGACTGAGCGCCATGGGATTCCAAGGGAGATGCAGGGGAAAATTATGAGGGTTAATAAAAGGGCTGACGGTGATCAAGAGTAATTGTCTAGGCATTTTATTTTccaataatgtaattaaaataaagagaTCTATACACTGTTGTTTTACTTGTTGTTTGTCTGATAATTATGTAGGCATATATTGTACACAATAAAGTGTGCTTGGGTAATGTGCCCaaccgtagttacggtcgaaggcctTTGGCCGGGGGTCTGTGACAGGGCCTCCGACAAGGGCGGTACAATAAAGCGCGCGGCCGGAGGTTGcgcattttattgttttatttaattgtttaataatttttggaACCAGcattatatagataaataaatatgtttcttgtttcgctcccttgtctacaaattatacatagacaatacagtaaaagtgtttaaaacaaaacaactttATCTGGAATTGAATTAATATCCGATTTATGCTGACAATGTCATCtaagtctctcatttatttattacttctttttttttaaatttttaacaatataagtataaaatacaaaacattattaaaaatttataaaaaaaaattcaccctcccgctgcgggacatttgagtgcccaagcaaccggtggtcagggctccaaagtgaggaacctcctcacaatacgcgtcgtctcaagaatcactgccttttgtatccgactcttgatccaacagttaagcgaaagcttcttaaggtgttggtcgaagcttttcgctataagaccattgactgaaacaactatcggaacaataatagttgactcaacattccacatggcggtaatctcgtgagcaaggtccaagtattttgatactttttccttttcggctttaaccagattatcgtcatgtggaactgtaatatcaacaattattgcacgacgcactgaccgatcgactagcactatatcaggtctattggctacaatatacctgtcagtgataatcattcggtcccagtagagcaatgcactgctattttcaagaactgacgctgggtcgtacctatagtaaggcatctcaaaatcgataaggtcatattgaagagcaagctgttggtggattatcttggctacttgattatgtctgtgcaagtattcgccgttagcaaggtgagaacacccggacacaatatgcctgagggactccccaggacgatgacacgctcgacagatgtctagagtgccatctttcataatgtgtttccggtagtttctcgtctttataacttcgtccataattgcacagacaaaaccctcggtttccccaaagaggtcaccgaattgcaaccaagatacagatgttatttgatctacatccggcccagtaagggccttgtagaatcgtccatgcaactccttgctcttccatattgccacacgatctgagttactaattactataggcttgcgccagttctctttgcctagggatagcggggtaagtcccttatccactgcaacgacatcctgaaacatactcacattcatcttgagaaaatgatctctgagattgcacacctcacgattatggaggttcttggcgtttaagaagccacgtcctccacacttgcgtgggatgtacaatctcattacagatgaacgggggtgatgcatccggtatgacgtcagcagtttgcggactttacagtccagggaatccagttcggtttgagtccactttagaatgccaaaagtgtatatgagtaagggcatgacccagctattgaaggcacg
This genomic interval carries:
- the LOC112058455 gene encoding zinc finger protein interacting with ribonucleoprotein K, whose product is MESYVNIYNSICRLCLRYNDCKKMISLIDGNSVSGLSPHAKAVLTFAKISISKEDCFPSNMCLECLYLLKQAIRFKLVTESSDNCLKNLKSSACNDSENFKDNIVEYTMLKFYFPTESFTETGECFTNMNALQEPTVKQSSKKYKKHKKFQLSSSTSCMYDDVFDNYEPESDTESTSRDENKVLNEFDNNIDSKIRLPTPTTVQKVFIRKKQGIKRRKLLTRENRLQKDLLCNICNKILANQYTYKAHMQKHNGYRFICEHCGKGYPVYNVLQAHQLLKHSMGPYRQCSYCPFKAPGKIELTEHERIHSGERPYTCDKCGLTFRRRAIWRKHLLHHSEKKIQCSLCPRKFYLKSDMLAHVNNIHNRVYMFSCSECGATYTSTKTVRRHMTERHGIPREMQGKIMRVNKRADGDQE